Proteins from a single region of Mycetohabitans endofungorum:
- a CDS encoding DUF1214 domain-containing protein, with protein MTGSAARGAWRPADDGSTVAAALARVDQMSAQTFFTRLSAALVDSPPVADTDDHALQMLKQLGIVPGQPFTLSPVSAKAFAAGIEQGRARVRSVPPNGVVAANGWRWFDDDAGSYGQDYAYRAYVATVVPGAGLTEDVLTPVADVDRDNRPLSGKDGYMMHFARNQLPVSAGGWTLVAEPLDDDEAGGVGASFRGDAHRPGWRNRHVVLTDRDHLVRNQDGSIDITVQPTAPARPAAANWLVSPTGHFRMVMRIYGPSAVMRRSNWRPPALDRQ; from the coding sequence ATGACCGGTAGCGCCGCGCGTGGCGCGTGGCGCCCGGCCGATGATGGCTCGACCGTTGCCGCCGCGCTCGCCCGCGTCGATCAGATGAGTGCTCAGACCTTCTTTACCCGCTTGTCCGCGGCGCTGGTCGATAGCCCACCGGTGGCTGACACGGACGATCACGCGTTGCAAATGCTCAAGCAGCTCGGCATCGTGCCGGGCCAGCCTTTTACACTGTCGCCCGTCTCGGCCAAGGCATTTGCGGCCGGTATCGAGCAAGGCAGGGCACGCGTGCGTAGCGTGCCCCCGAACGGTGTCGTGGCGGCGAACGGATGGCGTTGGTTTGATGACGATGCGGGCAGCTACGGACAGGATTATGCGTATCGCGCGTACGTTGCCACGGTGGTGCCCGGCGCAGGTCTGACGGAGGATGTGCTGACGCCGGTCGCCGATGTGGACCGCGACAACCGCCCGCTATCGGGGAAGGATGGCTACATGATGCATTTCGCGCGTAACCAGTTGCCCGTCTCGGCCGGCGGCTGGACGCTCGTCGCGGAGCCGTTGGATGACGACGAAGCCGGCGGCGTCGGCGCGTCGTTCAGGGGCGACGCGCATAGGCCGGGGTGGCGTAATCGCCATGTCGTGCTGACCGATCGCGATCATCTAGTGCGCAACCAGGACGGGTCGATTGATATCACCGTGCAGCCGACCGCGCCAGCGCGCCCCGCCGCAGCGAACTGGCTCGTATCGCCGACCGGCCATTTCAGGATGGTCATGCGGATCTATGGCCCAAGTGCAGTGATGCGCCGCTCGAACTGGCGGCCGCCGGCATTGGATCGCCAGTAG
- a CDS encoding IS701 family transposase, translating into MKTLVQGWERELVALHERIACQFSRSESRQRSLAYLKALLGGVERKNGWQLAEWMGESTPDSVQYLLDRARWDVHAVRDVLRQYVVEQLGATDAVLIVDETGFVKKGEHSVGVQRQYSGTAGRIENSQIGVFLCYAGKKGSAFIDRELYLPKAWTDEPSRCAAAGVPETVKFATKPQLARQMLERALEAGVPCGWVTGDEVYGGDRRLRLWLESRQQPFVMAVAKNEPLWWQGPTYVRAQRIAQSVPARAWQRLSAGAGAKGERLYDWALIELWRLQTSAEERRFGHYLLVRRSLDEKREHAYYLVYAPRSKASKQALVKVAGRRWQIETSFEAAKGECGLDQYEVRRWQGWYRHITLTLLAHAVLVTLSARSKKNA; encoded by the coding sequence ATGAAGACACTGGTGCAAGGATGGGAGCGTGAGCTAGTGGCGTTGCACGAAAGGATTGCATGCCAGTTCAGTCGTTCGGAATCGCGCCAGCGCTCACTGGCCTATTTGAAGGCTCTGTTGGGTGGGGTGGAGCGCAAGAATGGCTGGCAGCTAGCAGAATGGATGGGTGAATCGACACCAGACAGCGTACAGTATCTGCTTGATCGGGCCAGGTGGGATGTCCACGCCGTGCGTGACGTGCTGCGCCAGTATGTGGTCGAACAGCTGGGAGCCACGGATGCCGTGCTGATTGTGGATGAAACAGGATTCGTCAAGAAAGGCGAGCACTCGGTCGGCGTGCAACGTCAGTATAGTGGCACCGCGGGGCGCATCGAGAACAGCCAGATTGGGGTGTTTCTCTGTTATGCCGGCAAGAAGGGCAGTGCCTTCATTGATCGGGAGCTTTATCTGCCCAAAGCCTGGACAGATGAGCCGTCGCGTTGCGCGGCGGCGGGCGTTCCTGAGACGGTCAAGTTTGCCACCAAGCCTCAATTGGCTCGACAGATGCTTGAGCGCGCCCTGGAGGCGGGCGTGCCCTGCGGGTGGGTGACGGGCGATGAGGTGTACGGGGGCGATCGCAGGTTGAGGCTATGGTTGGAATCGCGCCAGCAGCCGTTTGTGATGGCGGTGGCAAAGAATGAACCGCTATGGTGGCAGGGGCCGACGTATGTTCGTGCGCAGCGCATTGCACAGAGCGTGCCTGCCCGGGCATGGCAACGTTTGTCGGCAGGCGCTGGAGCGAAAGGCGAGCGCCTCTACGACTGGGCACTCATTGAGCTGTGGCGCTTGCAAACTAGCGCTGAGGAGCGCCGCTTCGGACACTATTTGCTGGTACGGCGCAGCCTCGATGAGAAACGGGAGCATGCCTATTACCTCGTCTATGCGCCACGCAGCAAGGCCTCGAAGCAGGCACTGGTTAAGGTGGCGGGGCGCAGATGGCAAATTGAGACCAGCTTTGAGGCAGCCAAGGGCGAATGCGGTTTGGATCAGTACGAGGTGCGCCGATGGCAGGGCTGGTATCGCCATATCACCCTCACGCTGCTAGCCCATGCTGTTCTGGTTACGCTGAGCGCGCGCAGTAAAAAAAACGCCTGA
- a CDS encoding glycosyltransferase, with amino-acid sequence MERLSSREAGTAQRVRIIFHITEFNDGGIESALIQWLRVFDRKHFNVTLSVMFTSAALERRFRASIPADVCIETLVDRRWLNFFQTRRHLHKRSKLERIARDIFNTVVVRRYVSQRIAHLAREHHLIVDFDMSLRRIAGRYGVGWLGVNHFSFDARLGGRPRKIRRLLKQYQAYDRIAALTEHMADEAQAMFGSRLPPLLVLPNAIDIAAIHERASHQDGSASMPDEPYIVSVARLDEIQKDHRTLLRAYQRLVMAHVVREHLVIVGDGAFRAELEQLARELGIGERVHFTGQLNNPHPVIAGATLQILSSRYEGMPMVLLEGLALGRPIIATDCPTGPSEILNGGRAGILVPVGDVDAMVDAMRTVLTNPALRTELAGRARQRAQHYGIDASNARLKAYVDTILASRRAVPAATGTA; translated from the coding sequence ATGGAACGATTATCATCGAGGGAGGCCGGCACGGCACAGCGCGTCCGGATTATTTTCCACATCACCGAATTTAACGACGGCGGCATTGAAAGCGCACTGATCCAATGGTTGCGCGTTTTCGATCGCAAGCATTTCAATGTGACGCTGTCAGTCATGTTCACGTCGGCTGCGTTGGAACGTCGTTTCCGTGCGTCGATCCCGGCCGACGTATGCATCGAGACGCTGGTCGATCGCAGATGGCTGAATTTTTTCCAAACACGACGACACCTGCACAAGCGCAGCAAACTCGAACGCATCGCGCGCGACATCTTCAATACGGTTGTTGTGCGCCGTTATGTGTCACAGCGCATCGCCCATCTTGCCCGCGAGCATCATCTAATCGTCGATTTCGATATGTCGCTGCGTCGCATCGCAGGCCGGTACGGTGTTGGATGGCTCGGAGTAAATCACTTCAGCTTCGATGCTCGGCTTGGTGGCCGGCCCCGCAAAATCCGGCGCTTGCTGAAACAATATCAAGCCTACGACCGGATTGCGGCGCTGACCGAGCACATGGCCGATGAAGCACAGGCGATGTTCGGCTCGCGGCTACCTCCGCTGCTGGTGCTGCCGAATGCGATCGATATCGCGGCGATCCACGAACGTGCGTCCCATCAGGACGGCAGCGCGTCAATGCCTGATGAGCCCTATATCGTCTCGGTAGCCCGCCTCGACGAGATCCAGAAAGACCATCGCACGCTGTTGCGAGCATATCAACGTTTGGTGATGGCGCACGTCGTACGCGAGCATTTGGTGATCGTGGGCGACGGAGCGTTTCGCGCCGAACTCGAGCAATTGGCGCGCGAGTTGGGTATCGGCGAGCGTGTGCACTTCACCGGTCAATTGAACAACCCGCATCCAGTGATCGCCGGCGCGACACTCCAGATACTGAGTTCGCGCTACGAAGGCATGCCGATGGTGCTGCTCGAGGGCCTCGCGCTGGGCAGGCCGATTATCGCAACCGACTGCCCGACCGGGCCCAGCGAAATCCTCAATGGCGGCCGTGCCGGCATTCTCGTTCCGGTCGGTGACGTCGACGCGATGGTAGACGCCATGCGCACGGTGCTGACCAACCCTGCGCTGCGCACCGAACTCGCCGGACGCGCTCGCCAGCGAGCGCAACATTACGGCATCGACGCAAGCAACGCGAGACTGAAGGCGTATGTCGACACGATTCTTGCATCCAGGCGCGCCGTACCAGCGGCGACCGGAACAGCCTGA